The following coding sequences are from one Anguilla rostrata isolate EN2019 chromosome 16, ASM1855537v3, whole genome shotgun sequence window:
- the rsl24d1 gene encoding probable ribosome biogenesis protein RLP24: protein MRIEKCYFCSGPVYPGHGMMFVRNDCKVFRFCKSKCHKNFKKKRNPRKTRWTKAFRKAAGKELTVDNSLEFEKRRNIPLKYQRLLWNKTVEAMKKVEEIKQKRQARFIMNRLKKGKQLEKEEAINEVKKNIHLIKAPHAGKAKKLEEKMVEKLQEDIEMGDD, encoded by the exons atgcgCATTGAGAAGTGTTATTTCTGCTCCGGACCGGTATATCCCGGACATGGGATGATGTTTGTACGGAACGACTGCAAG GTGTTCCGGTTCTgcaaatcaaaatgtcacaaaaacTTCAAGAAGAAGCGTAACCCAAGGAAGACCAGGTGGACTAAAGCTTTCAGAAAGGCCGCCGGCAAGGAGTTGACAGTA GATAACTCTCTTGAGTTTGAGAAGCGCAGAAATATTCCACTGAAATACCAGAGGCTGTTGTGGAACAAGACGG TGGAAGCAATGAAGAAGGTGGAAGAAATTAAACAGAAGCGACAGGCCCGGTTTATCATGAACAG ACTGAAGAAGGGCAAACAGTTGGAGAAGGAAGAGGCGATCAACGAAGTGAAGAAGAACATTCACCTAATCAAAGCCCCACACGCAG GAAAAGCCAAGAAGCTGGAAGAGAAGATGGTGGAAAAATTACAGGAAGACATAGAAATGGGTGACGATTAG